A window from Halomicrobium urmianum encodes these proteins:
- a CDS encoding McrB family protein — protein sequence MREGEGRIDEYDGINEAEADVLERLDGAIENGNWLSAELATETIRKWTEALRRSDLIEADIHSQDIAVLDQIRDVYTEHEAQLEAEASDLGIGSLNNCSPGQVLFIVLVRELQRRAGYSGQEVNFNPDRFTKISSGAYKSSDSITPVAESPNNAETLVRQLQEKNQVVFHGPPGTGKTYTAQQLASWWLHETADGEPAAEQLETVTFHPSFTYEDFIEGLTATERDGSVEYTVEDGVFKRFVERATDAYENTDAGDAPPYVLIIDEINRGNLAQIFGEIITLLEADKRLGASNPTTVQLPHSKAEFAIPPNLYLIGTMNTADRSIALVDAALRRRFRFVHFPPETGVFYDEYEFNGRSHLVQAANTPTEPARCLLAVSILALEQLNERIRGSPDLGRGKQIGYTNLLGIDQNAAPRRQVESIVERWQYEIMPLLEEYYFGQFSRINEELFDGSSEQLFDPATQEIHDFGPQALFETLSNLHDEVGAEWVGIQ from the coding sequence TTGCGGGAGGGAGAAGGCCGGATCGATGAATATGACGGGATCAACGAGGCAGAAGCCGATGTACTTGAGCGATTGGACGGTGCTATCGAGAACGGGAATTGGCTCTCAGCCGAATTAGCCACTGAAACGATCCGCAAGTGGACGGAGGCCCTCCGGCGAAGCGATCTAATCGAGGCGGACATCCACTCTCAGGACATCGCAGTCCTCGATCAGATCAGAGACGTCTACACCGAGCACGAAGCACAACTCGAGGCGGAAGCCAGCGATCTCGGTATCGGCTCGCTGAACAACTGTTCGCCAGGTCAGGTCTTGTTTATCGTCCTGGTCAGGGAACTGCAACGAAGAGCGGGCTATAGCGGCCAGGAGGTCAATTTCAACCCTGACAGGTTTACGAAGATCAGCAGTGGAGCGTACAAGTCGTCCGACTCCATTACCCCAGTCGCCGAGTCCCCCAACAATGCGGAAACGCTCGTTCGGCAACTTCAGGAAAAAAATCAGGTCGTGTTCCACGGGCCACCTGGGACTGGCAAGACCTACACGGCCCAGCAACTCGCCAGTTGGTGGCTGCACGAAACCGCAGACGGGGAACCCGCCGCTGAACAGCTTGAGACGGTTACGTTTCATCCGTCGTTCACCTACGAGGATTTCATCGAGGGCCTTACTGCGACTGAACGCGACGGCAGCGTAGAATACACCGTTGAAGATGGCGTGTTCAAACGATTCGTCGAACGGGCAACGGACGCCTACGAGAACACGGATGCGGGCGATGCTCCGCCCTACGTGCTAATCATCGATGAAATCAATCGGGGCAATCTCGCTCAGATTTTCGGTGAGATCATCACGCTTCTGGAGGCCGATAAGCGACTCGGAGCGAGCAATCCGACTACCGTCCAGCTTCCGCACTCGAAGGCAGAGTTTGCCATCCCGCCGAACCTGTATCTCATCGGTACTATGAACACCGCCGACCGGTCGATTGCGCTCGTCGATGCTGCATTGCGTCGTCGGTTCCGGTTCGTCCATTTCCCGCCGGAAACGGGTGTCTTCTACGACGAATACGAGTTCAACGGACGGTCCCATCTCGTCCAGGCTGCGAATACCCCGACTGAGCCCGCCCGCTGTCTTCTCGCGGTATCAATCTTAGCGCTCGAGCAACTCAACGAACGAATCCGAGGGAGTCCCGATCTCGGTCGTGGGAAGCAGATCGGCTACACAAATCTCCTCGGTATCGACCAGAATGCTGCTCCTCGCAGACAAGTTGAATCTATCGTCGAACGGTGGCAATACGAGATCATGCCCCTTCTGGAGGAGTACTATTTCGGGCAATTTAGTCGTATCAACGAGGAGCTCTTCGATGGATCGAGCGAGCAGTTGTTCGATCCTGCAACGCAGGAGATCCATGATTTCGGCCCCCAGGCACTCTTCGAGACGCTCTCGAATCTCCATGACGAGGTC
- a CDS encoding IS5 family transposase: MSKISRFTSKVVQLAKNAVGGRGEVAAPEGGGGFAEYAVVSLHCLRVYLEKSYREALDLLSEMPQILGEIGLNAADLPDHSTLVKWFDRIKTALWRVLLRLSAQLHEPSGHAAIDATFFDRETASKHYCRRTNYRVQTLKTTALVDTESHAILDVHCTTEKRHDTQLGWQVARRNAGDLASLAADKGYDWMELREKLRDEGVRPLIKHREFRPIDHAHNARIDGPRYRQRSTCETVFSTIKRTLGDAVRARAWFREFREIVLKCVVHNIKRAVTP, encoded by the coding sequence ATGTCGAAAATTTCCCGCTTCACGAGCAAAGTCGTTCAGTTAGCTAAAAATGCTGTTGGTGGGCGAGGCGAAGTCGCCGCCCCCGAAGGGGGTGGCGGCTTCGCCGAGTATGCGGTAGTGTCGCTGCACTGTCTGCGGGTTTACCTGGAAAAATCCTACCGAGAAGCACTCGATTTGCTGAGTGAGATGCCACAAATACTCGGGGAGATCGGCCTCAACGCGGCCGATCTTCCCGACCACTCCACGCTAGTCAAGTGGTTTGACAGAATCAAGACAGCGCTCTGGCGAGTACTGCTGCGCCTCTCGGCGCAGCTGCACGAGCCAAGCGGTCACGCCGCCATCGACGCGACGTTCTTCGACCGCGAAACCGCCAGCAAACACTACTGCCGCCGGACGAATTACCGCGTCCAGACGCTCAAAACGACTGCGCTCGTCGACACAGAAAGCCACGCGATTCTGGACGTTCACTGTACGACCGAGAAACGCCACGACACACAGCTCGGCTGGCAGGTCGCCCGCCGCAACGCGGGCGACCTGGCCAGCCTCGCTGCAGACAAAGGCTACGACTGGATGGAATTACGCGAGAAACTCCGCGATGAGGGCGTGAGACCACTGATCAAACACCGCGAGTTCCGGCCCATCGATCACGCGCACAACGCGCGGATCGATGGGCCTCGCTACCGCCAACGATCGACGTGTGAAACCGTCTTCTCGACGATCAAGCGCACGCTCGGCGACGCCGTGCGTGCGCGAGCGTGGTTTCGGGAGTTCCGCGAAATCGTCCTGAAATGTGTCGTTCACAACATCAAGCGAGCCGTGACACCGTGA
- a CDS encoding PD-(D/E)XK nuclease family protein, which yields MPIQRAKSIDTLYDEVADYDLVVTPDAPLASAINRRVDVPQFGTFATTPRRLAAGRREQAEDRTAFLEVVNRTDHDWKSISYAVGNVLQCWEHQGAHDAIHEYEPYVDDATEAVVDIIGDLRTTSKRLGDYTINEGSVAVVAEDQLTELERSILPDSYDRVELFTDQRFDCPSFDVFESSADIVDAILHTVDGENAENVAVVLDSNSRYSSLVESALEAKDVPYYGGPGFVDRPHHRCFLTLCRSAFRGSETTVADIKPVLTQMGVDVGVDHDKKRLHTVDHPDVEWIQTFCESLTSWTFAEAVATYESRTGASMTAFSDELGALGLSERRIDAQGVDQLAYYLQTYEVPVDRENEGVLLADAKSASYVDRPVVFHVGLDEGWTHSPPRRPWIDVDEQFQQYIQQFQLLLQSGIEQYYLVQDTAGGQPVTPCLYFEELLDVDYDRFSDLEHESHTRTFDDVGEGFEKEPVDVEPKSITNISNSSLKRYVNSPRDYFFDRLLDGPDEDYLTEGSLFHDFAEFYVSNPGFVDEATIDEVADVLVDEVTPFFPETHEPLRRREYRIGLETIVEYLDSQRPFREDFLTPASGWGENTFAQYFDRPVDSPLTERWFEDASLGIKGQIDFVVAPDHLLDFKSGTKNSQRDMIKQAAIDPPADTPDFQAALYLCYYRTQRPDEPLEFTFFHFLETLDDVVTGDHDIEETLTTVSYYPWTFDEHVASREAFETLLDGWNDCEATVDDLGYDAYSEIMDRLSFPIATEKDVLRASTFAEEFTEAVDERTSDAVDAEKGCDQAIRILNDVRKKTFFREDLDAIEGFVQERIEELNRYRAGDERFPVDGPRGEPNYRRVDHRDLLLQGESNE from the coding sequence GTGCCTATTCAGCGCGCGAAATCGATCGATACACTCTACGACGAGGTCGCAGACTACGATCTCGTCGTAACCCCCGACGCGCCGCTGGCGAGTGCGATCAACCGTCGCGTGGACGTCCCTCAGTTCGGGACGTTCGCGACGACACCCCGTCGACTTGCAGCAGGCCGGCGAGAGCAGGCCGAAGACCGGACGGCCTTTCTCGAGGTCGTCAACCGGACCGACCACGACTGGAAGTCGATCAGCTACGCCGTTGGGAACGTCCTCCAGTGCTGGGAGCACCAGGGCGCACACGATGCGATCCACGAGTACGAGCCCTATGTCGACGACGCGACCGAGGCCGTGGTCGACATCATCGGTGACCTGCGAACGACGTCGAAACGACTCGGCGACTACACTATCAATGAGGGATCCGTCGCGGTCGTCGCCGAAGATCAACTCACCGAGCTCGAACGCTCTATCCTCCCCGATTCCTACGACCGGGTTGAGCTGTTTACCGACCAGCGCTTCGACTGTCCCTCGTTCGACGTCTTCGAGTCGTCTGCCGACATCGTCGACGCGATCCTCCACACGGTCGACGGCGAGAACGCTGAGAACGTCGCCGTCGTCCTCGACAGCAACAGTCGGTACTCGTCGCTCGTCGAGTCCGCCCTCGAGGCCAAGGACGTCCCCTACTACGGTGGCCCAGGGTTCGTCGATCGGCCACATCACCGGTGCTTCCTCACGCTCTGTCGCTCGGCGTTCCGGGGCTCCGAGACGACCGTCGCGGACATCAAGCCCGTCCTCACGCAGATGGGCGTCGACGTCGGCGTCGACCACGACAAAAAGCGCCTGCACACGGTCGATCATCCCGACGTCGAGTGGATTCAGACGTTCTGCGAGTCGCTCACGTCATGGACGTTCGCCGAGGCTGTGGCGACCTACGAATCTCGGACCGGAGCCTCGATGACGGCCTTCAGCGACGAACTCGGGGCACTCGGGCTCTCTGAGCGGCGCATCGACGCGCAAGGGGTCGACCAACTGGCCTACTACCTCCAGACCTACGAAGTCCCCGTCGATCGGGAGAACGAGGGCGTCCTCCTGGCCGACGCCAAGTCCGCCAGTTACGTCGATCGACCCGTCGTCTTCCATGTCGGCCTCGACGAGGGGTGGACACACTCACCGCCTAGGCGACCCTGGATCGACGTCGACGAACAGTTCCAGCAGTATATCCAGCAGTTTCAGTTGCTCCTCCAGAGCGGCATCGAGCAGTACTATCTGGTTCAGGACACGGCCGGCGGCCAGCCCGTCACGCCCTGTCTGTACTTCGAGGAACTCCTCGACGTTGACTACGATCGCTTCAGCGATCTCGAGCACGAGTCCCACACGCGGACCTTCGACGACGTCGGCGAGGGGTTCGAGAAAGAACCGGTCGACGTTGAGCCGAAGTCCATCACAAACATCAGCAACTCGAGTCTCAAGCGCTACGTCAACTCGCCACGGGACTACTTCTTCGACCGCCTGCTCGACGGCCCCGACGAGGACTATCTAACTGAGGGGTCGCTCTTCCACGACTTCGCGGAGTTCTACGTCAGCAATCCCGGGTTCGTCGACGAGGCGACGATCGACGAGGTTGCGGACGTGCTGGTCGATGAAGTAACGCCATTCTTCCCCGAGACCCACGAACCCCTTCGACGTCGGGAGTATCGGATCGGACTCGAGACCATCGTCGAGTACCTCGATAGCCAGCGACCCTTCAGGGAGGACTTCCTCACGCCGGCGTCGGGCTGGGGCGAGAACACGTTCGCCCAGTACTTCGATCGGCCAGTGGACTCGCCGCTCACGGAGCGATGGTTCGAGGACGCCAGTCTCGGCATCAAGGGTCAGATCGACTTTGTCGTCGCGCCCGATCATCTGCTCGACTTCAAGAGCGGCACGAAGAACTCGCAGCGGGACATGATCAAACAGGCCGCGATCGACCCGCCAGCTGACACCCCGGACTTCCAGGCGGCACTGTATCTCTGCTACTACCGGACACAGCGCCCCGACGAGCCACTCGAGTTCACGTTCTTCCACTTCCTCGAGACGCTCGACGACGTCGTCACGGGCGACCACGACATCGAGGAGACGCTGACGACCGTTTCGTACTATCCCTGGACGTTCGACGAACACGTCGCCTCGCGGGAGGCCTTCGAGACGCTACTGGACGGCTGGAACGACTGCGAGGCGACCGTCGACGACCTCGGCTACGACGCCTACAGCGAGATCATGGACCGACTCTCGTTCCCAATAGCGACGGAGAAAGACGTGCTTCGAGCGTCGACGTTCGCCGAGGAGTTCACCGAGGCCGTCGATGAGCGCACGTCGGACGCCGTCGACGCCGAGAAGGGCTGCGATCAGGCGATCCGGATCCTGAACGACGTCCGGAAGAAGACGTTCTTCCGCGAGGACCTGGACGCCATCGAGGGCTTCGTCCAGGAACGCATCGAGGAACTCAACCGATATCGCGCCGGAGACGAACGCTTCCCCGTCGACGGACCGAGAGGCGAACCGAACTATCGTCGTGTCGATCACCGCGACCTCCTGCTTCAGGGTGAATCCAATGAGTGA
- a CDS encoding UvrD-helicase domain-containing protein, with protein MSDPTPNQQQRELIQSTEGIYVVDAGAGTGKTFAITRRYAEIVDQPAVEPEDVLLVTFTRSAATEMKERIVDHSSYSLQELADASIQTFHSHCFDILKEHGYRAPTHLGIDDRITGSMRVVEDELVENELFREFLDGFQENNPEYADFFRTLSDRTDLLDVIGEFASKGVFPTADGWYRDGDSAVEGDYEAFEDLFDEVNQPRNGGSKQSKLRKKLNGYGRNKTYTPDAPAKSELRGSGTKQVPEETAERAFHEDREALTEFVHDVYFSYLEFALSRNYLTFGFLQLFAFVLLCENPQLRERIRFEYVMVDEFQDTSEIQFKLALLLADTDNICVVGDWKQSIYSFQYADVDNILEFSQRLDGFTDELNDDQQRVTFDTSGVERIELTENYRSTQTILDFSTEALTTPASSYEDVDDGVLDDVVELSSNAEFDNTRIEGVHHADEHEAVLSRIQTIVGNEDYAVEDEDGDPRPPKYGDIAVLTRTRDFGRELLSVADEYDFPMAYDGGVELFRTDQAKLLLAWLRILDSDADRGWAVVLEEAGYTLDKIDHILETAEYPSNMLEFRERLDGIAGIGAVARRVFDRYGFTGEYADVILHTIQSVHETSTLTRGELIRFIERGIENGSTHDVVTSAGVDSVTVQTIHSAKGLEYPIVVLANMNDGKFPPNVGGSSVIRYEAPIGLRQRKEYGDYEAHEHPHVYDNWTHDVLRHCLPQEYDEERRLLYVAITRAESHVVFAGGEEPNTFFKELPFEPDVVEPDVEQVDVGEATQTQLPFSVVPPDGPTGYTPHSLMDDGVFEGEDVEQESIEFRGRDFGSRVHDFAEAYALGEDVSPTTDHYEDERHVQEFIDGLAGDLHVEERAVLPLEVDGTRTTITGIVDLVHETDDRIEIIDYKTDQSRRAEPEYRKQLSVYYHVVRECFPEKDVTTSIFYTVSRERQDVEPLSMDELRRLVEHAE; from the coding sequence ATGAGTGACCCAACGCCGAACCAGCAGCAACGCGAACTCATCCAGAGTACCGAGGGGATCTACGTCGTCGACGCCGGCGCCGGAACGGGCAAGACCTTCGCGATCACCCGGCGCTACGCGGAGATCGTCGACCAACCTGCCGTCGAGCCGGAGGACGTCCTTCTCGTGACGTTCACGCGGAGCGCCGCGACGGAGATGAAAGAGCGGATCGTCGACCATTCGTCGTACTCGCTGCAGGAACTGGCCGACGCATCGATCCAGACGTTCCACTCGCACTGCTTCGACATCCTGAAAGAACACGGCTATCGGGCGCCGACGCATCTAGGCATCGACGACCGTATCACTGGATCGATGCGCGTCGTCGAGGACGAACTCGTCGAGAACGAACTGTTCCGGGAGTTCCTCGATGGGTTCCAGGAGAACAACCCTGAGTACGCCGACTTCTTCCGGACGCTCTCCGATCGGACGGACCTACTTGACGTCATCGGGGAGTTCGCTTCCAAGGGGGTCTTCCCGACGGCCGACGGATGGTATCGCGACGGCGACTCGGCTGTCGAGGGCGATTACGAGGCGTTCGAGGACCTCTTCGACGAGGTGAACCAGCCCCGAAACGGCGGGAGCAAGCAGTCCAAGCTTCGGAAGAAGCTCAACGGCTATGGTCGCAACAAGACCTACACGCCGGACGCCCCGGCCAAGAGCGAACTCCGCGGCAGTGGGACGAAGCAGGTTCCCGAAGAGACGGCAGAACGAGCGTTCCACGAGGACCGGGAGGCGCTCACGGAGTTCGTCCACGACGTCTACTTCTCGTACCTCGAGTTCGCCCTTTCGCGGAATTACCTGACCTTCGGGTTCCTCCAGTTGTTCGCGTTCGTCCTCCTGTGTGAGAACCCGCAGCTCCGCGAGCGGATCCGCTTCGAGTACGTGATGGTCGACGAGTTTCAGGACACCAGCGAGATACAGTTCAAGCTGGCGCTGCTGCTGGCCGACACTGATAACATCTGCGTCGTCGGCGACTGGAAGCAGAGCATCTACTCGTTCCAGTACGCCGACGTCGACAACATCCTCGAATTCAGCCAGCGTCTCGATGGATTCACCGACGAGCTCAACGACGACCAGCAGCGGGTGACGTTCGATACGTCGGGTGTCGAGCGGATCGAGTTGACGGAGAACTACCGGTCGACGCAGACGATCCTCGACTTCTCGACGGAGGCTCTCACGACGCCGGCGTCCAGCTACGAAGACGTCGATGATGGTGTCCTCGACGATGTCGTCGAACTGTCCTCGAACGCCGAGTTCGACAACACGCGTATCGAGGGCGTCCACCATGCGGACGAACACGAGGCCGTGCTCTCACGTATCCAGACAATCGTCGGGAACGAGGACTACGCAGTCGAGGACGAGGACGGCGACCCGCGCCCACCGAAGTACGGAGACATCGCGGTCCTCACGCGAACGCGAGACTTCGGACGGGAGCTTCTCTCAGTCGCCGACGAGTACGACTTCCCGATGGCCTACGACGGGGGCGTCGAGTTGTTCCGGACCGACCAGGCCAAGCTACTGCTCGCCTGGCTCCGGATCCTCGACTCGGACGCCGACCGCGGGTGGGCCGTCGTGCTTGAAGAAGCGGGATACACCCTCGACAAGATCGACCACATCCTCGAGACAGCCGAGTACCCGTCGAACATGCTGGAGTTCCGTGAGCGACTCGACGGGATCGCAGGGATCGGGGCGGTCGCGAGGCGAGTGTTCGACAGGTACGGCTTTACTGGCGAGTACGCCGACGTCATCCTCCACACGATCCAGTCTGTCCACGAGACCTCGACGCTCACTAGAGGTGAGCTGATCAGGTTCATCGAACGCGGGATCGAGAACGGCAGCACCCACGACGTCGTTACCAGCGCCGGCGTCGATTCGGTCACCGTCCAGACGATCCACTCCGCGAAGGGGCTGGAGTATCCTATCGTCGTCCTCGCGAACATGAACGATGGCAAGTTCCCGCCGAACGTCGGCGGATCAAGCGTGATCCGATACGAGGCACCGATCGGGCTTCGCCAGCGAAAGGAGTACGGGGACTACGAGGCGCACGAGCATCCCCACGTCTACGACAACTGGACGCACGACGTCCTTCGACATTGCCTCCCGCAGGAGTACGACGAGGAGCGACGGCTGCTCTACGTGGCGATAACGCGAGCGGAGAGCCACGTCGTCTTCGCCGGTGGCGAGGAGCCCAACACGTTCTTCAAGGAACTCCCGTTCGAGCCAGACGTCGTCGAGCCCGATGTTGAACAGGTCGACGTCGGGGAAGCGACACAGACACAGCTCCCGTTCTCAGTGGTGCCGCCGGACGGCCCGACGGGGTACACGCCGCACTCGCTGATGGACGACGGTGTCTTCGAGGGCGAGGACGTCGAGCAGGAATCGATCGAGTTCCGCGGTCGTGACTTCGGGTCGCGCGTCCACGACTTCGCGGAGGCGTACGCTCTCGGTGAGGACGTCTCCCCGACGACCGACCACTACGAGGACGAGCGACACGTCCAGGAGTTCATCGACGGTCTTGCCGGCGACCTCCACGTCGAGGAACGGGCCGTTCTCCCGCTGGAGGTCGACGGAACTAGAACGACAATCACCGGTATCGTCGACCTCGTCCACGAGACGGACGATCGGATTGAGATCATCGACTACAAGACGGACCAGAGTCGACGCGCCGAACCGGAGTACCGGAAACAGCTCAGCGTCTACTACCACGTCGTCCGGGAGTGCTTCCCTGAGAAGGACGTGACGACGAGTATCTTCTACACTGTATCAAGAGAGAGACAGGATGTAGAGCCGCTCTCTATGGATGAATTGCGGCGCTTGGTGGAACACGCCGAGTGA
- a CDS encoding DUF6884 domain-containing protein encodes MTADGYREIGLVCCAKAKRDEAALPKDLYVSDYFQKMRTYAEQEHDEWWILSAKHGLLDPSDNPIEPYDKTLTTAPKSERRDWADAVAADLQETGLLAPDARLVLHAGKTYYGELLPLLTDSDVGDVIIPTEGMRIGETLSWYNDRL; translated from the coding sequence ATGACTGCAGACGGCTACCGGGAAATAGGCCTCGTCTGCTGCGCCAAGGCGAAGCGAGACGAGGCTGCCCTGCCGAAGGACCTCTACGTCTCTGACTACTTCCAGAAGATGCGTACCTACGCCGAGCAGGAGCACGACGAGTGGTGGATCCTCTCCGCGAAACACGGACTCCTCGATCCATCGGACAATCCGATCGAGCCCTACGACAAGACGCTCACGACAGCTCCTAAATCGGAACGTCGTGACTGGGCTGACGCTGTCGCTGCGGATCTGCAGGAAACCGGCCTGCTCGCCCCGGACGCCCGTCTGGTTCTCCACGCTGGCAAGACCTACTACGGGGAGCTGCTCCCGCTGCTCACAGACTCGGACGTCGGTGACGTCATCATTCCCACCGAAGGAATGCGAATCGGTGAGACCCTGTCATGGTACAACGACCGACTCTGA
- a CDS encoding orc1/cdc6 family replication initiation protein: protein MAPRFQPDDTLYKRRDTLKVEYVPDEIVGRDDEIEEYEAALQPIINDEYPDNIFIYGKTGVGKTAVTNFLLNELGESADHFDIDLSIIQLNCDGLSTSYQAAISLVNRLREPEQRIAETGHPQSKVYRLLWDELNKLSGTVIVVLDEIDHITDDTFLYQITRADNNGYIDNIQLGLIGISNDSTFREQLDAKVQSSLCETEISFPPYGMDELQKVLEQRAAIAFHEGALDEGVIPLCAALGRQDGGDARRAITLLRKAGDLARTENAATVTTDHVERAQEKLEAQQSMDIMRDLTEHEQLTLYALTTLAAEDATPARSRVVYQRYKDLCEFQGRDPRTARRMRGFLSDFEILNLTVSHKQHRGQNGGTYREHELSRDIATVVDALQTTISDYGAHRSIIEYLPDSGEEFPTLR, encoded by the coding sequence ATGGCCCCGCGGTTTCAGCCAGACGATACCCTCTACAAGCGTCGTGACACGCTCAAAGTCGAGTACGTTCCTGACGAGATCGTCGGCCGGGACGACGAAATCGAGGAATACGAAGCCGCCCTCCAGCCGATCATCAACGACGAATACCCCGACAACATCTTCATCTACGGGAAGACCGGCGTCGGGAAGACTGCGGTGACCAATTTCCTCCTGAACGAACTCGGAGAGTCGGCAGACCACTTCGACATCGATCTCTCGATCATCCAGCTGAACTGCGACGGTCTGAGCACGAGTTACCAGGCCGCAATCAGTCTCGTGAACCGCCTCCGGGAGCCGGAGCAACGCATCGCTGAAACCGGTCATCCTCAATCCAAGGTCTATCGATTACTCTGGGACGAACTCAACAAACTCTCCGGGACCGTGATCGTCGTTCTGGACGAAATCGACCACATCACAGACGACACGTTCCTCTATCAGATTACGCGTGCCGACAACAACGGCTACATCGACAACATCCAGCTCGGCCTGATCGGTATCAGCAATGACTCGACGTTCCGTGAACAGCTTGATGCGAAGGTTCAGTCGTCACTATGTGAAACTGAGATTTCATTCCCACCGTATGGAATGGACGAGCTACAAAAAGTACTGGAACAGCGTGCAGCCATTGCGTTCCACGAGGGTGCACTGGACGAAGGTGTCATCCCCCTGTGTGCTGCACTCGGCCGTCAGGATGGTGGGGATGCACGCCGGGCGATCACGTTATTGCGCAAGGCTGGCGACCTCGCTCGAACGGAGAACGCAGCGACAGTCACCACGGACCACGTCGAACGTGCACAGGAGAAACTCGAGGCCCAGCAGAGCATGGACATCATGCGCGATCTCACCGAGCACGAGCAACTCACCCTGTATGCACTGACGACACTTGCTGCTGAAGACGCCACTCCTGCTCGATCACGAGTCGTCTATCAACGCTACAAGGACCTCTGTGAGTTCCAGGGTCGGGATCCTCGTACCGCTCGCCGGATGCGGGGCTTTCTCTCCGACTTCGAGATCCTCAATCTCACAGTCTCCCACAAGCAACATCGCGGCCAGAACGGCGGCACGTACCGCGAACACGAACTCAGTCGTGACATCGCGACCGTCGTCGATGCGCTGCAGACGACGATCAGTGATTACGGCGCCCATCGCAGTATCATCGAGTATCTCCCTGATTCGGGGGAGGAATTCCCGACCCTGAGATAA
- a CDS encoding N-glycosylase/DNA lyase gives MTDSRTLNQKRIDAVADAMVDLGYDGITRFDRVEPEYRVLMTIRESYDANDHVYLLGVCAGIVDYQLLGDAQRFWAALEEVTLEHDQVDSIDDVQAILGAFMDASVNQRLNQQKRLRLSKLFEGSFAEWFVENHTTVPPVRIWEELATALDNQMHKKTIVFAMKVYDILSLVETGEYASFPTDIPIPCDLQVERVAGTAGLVETDDSDVVIDAWAAVADAVNEELETPVSLLRIDSIVWQAGQIIGESDQASARRKLVDHFKELGIEREQADSLAAELTVER, from the coding sequence ATGACAGACTCAAGAACGTTGAACCAGAAACGCATCGACGCCGTCGCCGACGCAATGGTCGACCTTGGATACGACGGGATCACCCGGTTCGACCGCGTCGAGCCAGAGTATCGCGTACTCATGACGATTCGGGAGTCCTACGATGCGAACGATCACGTCTATCTGCTGGGCGTCTGTGCGGGTATTGTCGACTATCAGTTGCTCGGCGACGCGCAGCGATTCTGGGCCGCACTCGAGGAAGTGACGCTCGAACACGACCAGGTCGATTCGATCGACGACGTGCAGGCCATTCTCGGTGCCTTCATGGACGCGTCTGTCAACCAGCGGTTGAACCAGCAAAAGCGGCTCCGACTCAGTAAGTTGTTCGAGGGGTCGTTCGCCGAGTGGTTCGTCGAGAACCACACAACGGTCCCGCCAGTTCGGATCTGGGAGGAACTCGCAACGGCACTCGACAACCAGATGCACAAGAAGACAATCGTCTTCGCGATGAAGGTATACGACATCCTCTCTCTCGTCGAAACCGGTGAATACGCGTCATTTCCCACGGATATTCCGATCCCGTGTGACCTGCAGGTAGAACGCGTGGCTGGGACTGCTGGCCTCGTCGAGACGGACGATTCAGACGTGGTCATAGACGCGTGGGCAGCGGTCGCCGACGCCGTGAACGAGGAACTCGAGACGCCCGTGTCCCTGTTACGCATCGACAGCATCGTCTGGCAGGCTGGCCAGATAATTGGTGAATCGGACCAGGCGAGCGCTCGACGAAAGCTGGTCGACCACTTCAAAGAACTCGGTATCGAGCGTGAACAGGCTGATTCGCTCGCTGCGGAGTTGACCGTCGAACGATGA